In Bos taurus isolate L1 Dominette 01449 registration number 42190680 breed Hereford chromosome 13, ARS-UCD2.0, whole genome shotgun sequence, the DNA window ccttctttcttccttgcttATCTGTCATCTATCTGTCTGCCTCTGGCTATCTCTCCCAGTGTCCTCCTCTCTTCTGGCTATCCTCCATCTGGTCCAGGCTGGAGGCCTCTTGACCCAGAAGCTGCCCCTAATGAGGTATCTGTCTTCCCAAGGCCTCAGGCATCCTTGGAGAAATTACATGGCAGAAACATCACAGGGTGTGGGGGAACCTCCTTCTTTACATAAGAGCCCTGGCCCCACAGCTTGAACTTCCTGCTCCCCCCTCCAATTCCAACTCCTGAGAGGAGTGAGGCTGCCTTTAGCTTGCCTTTAGCACCTGCCTTTAGCCTCCCTGAGAAACAGATCCATCAGAGTTGAGTAATGTAGGTGTGGAGATGTTGGTATAATGAGGGACTTGGTGCTGGAAGAAGATCTGAGGAAGGCTTCTGAATAATTAAAAGCTAGCATTTCATTGGAGGTAACTCTCAGGCAGCCTCAGTTTTGATACCTCCTCTTATAGGGAGTTCACTATCACGTGGGCAGCAGGTGCCAGGTGACAGCATTCATCATGAGAACAATCCTTTGTCGCATTCAACCAGTAAAAacccctcccttccctctgaCCCAACCTTGTCCTTTCTGTCCTGACTCTAATTTCAGGAAACCAACTGacccattctactgtttttgtCCTAAAACAGCCCTAACAGACTTGGAGATGGCAATCAAGGTAATTTCCCTCTTTCCCACAACGGTCTTTTagggggacttccccggtggtccaggggttaggactccacgcttccattgcaggggtcaTAGTTTCagcccttggttggggaactaagatcccacatgccatgtggtgtggcaaaaaaaaaaaaattatcttttagatTTTTGTGCAATATTGCTGAGTCCCCTCTATCAGCTTCAGAATATTAGTCCTCAAAGTCTGGGGAATCCCTCTTCCCCACTTCTGACAATTTATGCAGAGGCTGACAGGATGTCCCATGGGGCCCTCAGGATGCCCCATTACTGAGTAGGAGGAGAGAGGTTAGTGGAAAAAGGGAAGGCTTGTCAGTAGGATCAGAGGTCCCAATTCACCCTCTGAATTGCTTCCCCCATTTGAGCAAGAgtgaggcaacccactccaatgttcttgcctggagaatcccatggacagaggagcctggcaggctacagtacatggggtcacaaaaagagtcagacatgactgacttacTTAGTACACACAAGGAAATCAGATACTGTGGGAatatgaacgaatgaatgaagaTGACAGAGAGGAAGGGGTAGGAGTAGATGGTGAGCATGGGTCCATGGCTCAGGGAAGTATTTCCCAGGATGCATCACTCTTCTAGGGGATTATAAGGCCCCCTGGTTGCCAGGGATTATGGGACAACTTTTTAAGACTCCACTGGGTACCATTTACAGTGAGTATCAGGACACCTGGCTGAACTTGGGAGCACGGGGATGAGTGAGCAAAGGGCAAGAACACCACCACTCAGTCCTCCTGCTGCCTCCGCCCTGTGTCCCTGGCACCCGCCTGGCAAGCTGGACAGCTGATGGCAAGAGCTACTTAGGCAGCCTGGCTGAGTGGCATCAGCAAGTAGAGGACATCAGGCAAACAACAGGAGAGCGTGAGAACTGCTGGGATGAGAGTGCAGAGATAAGGAGGAAATAAGCGCAAGCAAATTCAAGATAGTGACCGCGGAGCGCAATGCAAATCTCGAGTGCGATCGCAGGAAGGTAATGGTTCAACCGTCTTGTCCTGTGACTGACCGCAAGATGGGAGGTGTGGGCGTGGGGGAGCAGCGGGAAGAACTCTCCAGGCCTGCGGAGCAGGAATGGCCACGGAAGGAGGACAGGAGGCCAGAGGGCGAGATGGCGGCCAAGGGGCTTCCGTACCAGGTCCTCGGCCATGGACTGGGCCCCGATGTTGAGGGAGAGGCTGCTCAGCTGAGGCGGGTTCTGAAATTCACGATAAAGGTCCCCAAGTCCATCGGAAGGATATCGTCTTtagaaaaagctggtttaaagtcGATCATGACGAAGTCGTCCTGGGTATGGCCGCTGCTGCCCTCGCTGGAGCCATCAGAGTGCAGGCCGCCCTGGAGAGATGTAGTCTCTGGGGAATCTGGCGGATTCTCCATGGGATCCGCATCCTCCACCTCCAGGTTCTTGGGAGCAAACATGGCAAAGGGTATGTCCAAACTGGTCAGGGTCACCTGGTTGATGGGCTTGTTGACAAAAGCCTCCACTTTCCAGACAAAGATCGTCTCCAAGACATCGTGGGGGGAGGCCCGTCCTTCGCTGCTGTTTGATACAGTTTTAGGGTCCTCACTGCTGGATGGTGTGGCGGTGCCATCCAGCAGAGGAGTGTCCGGCACAGCCACAGATCCAGGGTGCCCATGCCACGAGATGTTGGGGTCCCCCTGCCGAGATGGAAATATTACCTCCTATACTGCAGTCATAtacttcccttggtggctcagacggtaaagcatctgcctacaatgcacgagacctgggttcaatccccgggtcgggaagatttcctggagaaggaaatggcaatccacgccagtattcttgcttggaaaatcccatgaacggaggagcgtggtaggctacagtccatggggtcgcaaagagtcggacacgactgagggacttcactcaCTCTGGGTACCCATTTAAAGGACATCCCAGCTTGCCCAAATGGGGCCAGTTTAATAGTGTTTTCATGTTACTGCCTTGGGGATGATGTGAGCTTGAGCAACATTTATACAACAAAACCTAAATTCCCATTACAGATGAGACAATTGAGGCCTAGAGACTTCAAacagcagttttgttttgttttttaaaaagaaacaagagacctTTAGAGAGCTGGTTCTGTCCTCACTACTTTGAAGTCTTGGAGAGACTTCTCAATGTCTCTGAGTTTCACTCTCTTTACGTAATAAATGAGGAGAATGCTTATACCTGTCAGTGTCTCCAACCACAGATCACCCAAAATGCTCCTGTGCTAGTTGAACGAATCATACTCGTTACACCCCCTGGGAAACCACATGACTTCTCTTTAGGAGGATTTTAGGAAGAACTGACAAGATGTGGGCTTGTGTTAGGTTATTTTGGGGAGGGTTTCAGGAAGCTGGCTTTGCTCTGGATGTTGGTGAGAAGTGGGACTATTCTCTGACTGGATATCTTAACTCTCAGAAAGGAAGACTAGATAGAGGTTAGAGCTCACTGGGTCTAAGTAGCTGTCATTTAAGATAGGAAGTAGCTGTCATTCAAGATAGGAAGGTGCTCAGTCATACTGGTGCTTTGTGTAATTTAGCTACTTTTGTCTGTGCTCAAACTTGATTACTGAGTGGCTTATTTTGGTCTTAATCCAtctggcacttgtggtaaagaacccatctgccaatgcaggagacataagagatgtaggttccatccctggctcgggaagattccctggaagagggcatggcccctcactccagtattcttgcctggagaatccccatggacagaggagtctggggtcacaaagaattggacatgactgaagcagcttagcatgcatcaTGGACACAGAAAGACCTTATCTTATGTTGAAGTTTTGTGAAATGTTTATGTTCAACAGGAGAGCATAAGGCCCACTGGGGTGCCCGGTCAGGTCTTAAAACTCAGAGgttgtttttctctatctctATCAATCTCATAAAATTGTGGTGAGGATTGAAAAGATATTATCTCTGTTAAATGCTTTGTATAGGTTTTGACAAGAGTAACCTTTTAATGAATGTCAGATCTGATAAGAGTAATACTGTTAAAATCTGTTGCTTAGTTATTGTGAATAATTATtaatttatgctgctgctgctgctaagtcacttctgtcatgtccgactctgtgcaaccccatagacggcagcccaccaggctcccccgtccctgggattctccagacaagaacactggagcgggttgccgtttccttctccaatgcatgaaagtgaaaagtgaaagtgaagtcgctcagtcgtctccaactgttcacgaccccatggactgcagcctaccaggctcctccgtccatgggatttgccaggcaagagtgctggattggggtgccattgtcttctcctaatTATTAATTTATAACTGTTAATAAAAAATGATTTGGTATTAAGGAGAAAAGATTGGCTTCATAACTCACTATGTTGCTCTGTGATCTTGGGccagtcacttcacctctctgaatcACAGATTCTTTCTTTGTGAACGAGGATGCTGGTGTCTGTTTTAAGCAATCCCCAGGTTtgggtactttaaaaaaataatttatttattttaattggagtctaattactttacaatattgtggtgatttttgagAACCATGTTGATTACGCTGCTAAAGTTCCTTGAACACCAGGGACTAAAGCAAAGTGTCTAGAAGCACACAGAGTTTTAGTTTCCTCTGCTCCTGACTGCTCTTTAAATTCTCTGTCGACTgtcataaagaaaggaaaaaatagcatTGATTGTTGTAGTGTCATCTTCTGGAAGTTTATGGTCAGAAAGTTCCCCCAGTGTCAGAGTGGAGTCAGAGTCTCTCTTTCAAATAGATCTCTTTCTTCCTCAGAGGTAACCAAAAGCCCTCTTGCTTCAGTGAGTGATCTCACCCAGGTCCAGCCCTTTTCCCACCCTTACCTTTATCTGACCCTCTGATCAAAGGAGTCAAGTGTTAACTGTCACaattactcatttttttaaatggagtcttaccatgttttttttttttttcatagtaactttatatttttttaatttatttaatcattgcCTTAGATTTTAtggttggtttctgctgtacaatagcagggagcccagcctggcactcattattattattattacaaaagACTTTGACTTTACAGAGAAGGAATATATGTCTCTGGCTTCCATTGCTCTCAAGGCAACCCTGTGATATGAGCCGAAGGATCGCGTATAACACGTGAAGACAAAAGAAATTTCTGGCCCCAGGTCACAAAGTTATGcaaaggcagagctgggactcaaaATGAAATCCTCTGATCCCAAAGCCACTGGTGGGGAGACCAGAGTTGGGGGGAAGTTGCAGGCAATCTTCCAAAGTCCCCCATGGTACACTCAGGCAGGCAAGCTCTCCTGCTGGTGAAACAAagtgaggggcagggggtggtcaTACTGCGGAGACATGTCCTGCTCCTCTTATTCTCCTCTCCCCAGAAAAGCAGAGCCTGTGCCCAAGATAGACACGCTCTTCCCCACGACTCACCATCTGCCTGGACCACTGCCAGCTAAAGAGCTGGTGTCTGTCCAGTAGAGATGCTGCCACAATGGTTGCAGAAACCTTACCTGTGTCACACCTTCTAAAGTAGGTGGGGTTGAGGTGTGGGGGTGAAGGGCATTGATGCCCAGGTGTGAAGGGTCCTGCAGGAGGCTGCAAAGGAGGACCTGAGTTCACACACAGCTGTGCGCTTACCTGCCCGTTGGTCTGCTCTTCTCTGTTCACTGACGATCCATCGCACGCCATGCACTGCTCTAGGTGCTGGGATGCTCTGTCAGTGACAAAGTGAGCAAAATTTGCACCTGTGGAGTCACAATCTGTTTTCACAAGACCCACAGGTGAGGTCGAGTTTCAGAAATGCTGATACTGGGGCATTTGGCCCCAAGAGGCAGCAGCAGGGGTTCTGGCCATGTGGGGAGATTACACATTGTACGAGCCTGACCTCAGCTCCTCCGCTTCCCCACTCGCCTTCTTGTCACCTGTATCCACTCCTCAGCTCAGGTTAGAGAAGCTCCATCAACCCCCAGCTTCCCTCAGATGTCTTCCTGCGAGGCCACGAAGTTGAGCCAGCTCTGTCTCTTTGCAGCGCTTCTAGTCCTTGGGGACAACCCAGGGGGTGAAACCAGAAACCAGGCCCAGGGTAAGTCCATGCTCACCTTTCCTCTCtaggctgggggtgggagtgatGAGGGGAGTCCATGGAAGGGGCTGAGGAGCAGGGCTGACATGAGTGCAGCCAACCCTCTCTGAATTTTTTCTGGGACACTAACAAATGGACATGTTATTACATGTTCAGCTTTTAAACAAAAGTACCCCACCTCACCAAGCCAGATCAGAGACCCCACTTCTGAGACTCTCTTTTCCTGGTCACTATCTTTTTCCTAAACCTCAGTGTCGTATAATAACAAGATCCACCTTTATTTATTTGGATCCTGGTTAGTGCTTCAGCCGCCTGAAACTCTTGGGATTTGCTGTTTTTCTGTAAGTCATGATATGAGTCAAGGATGGGATCCTAGACAATGTCTGGATGGGACTGGATCCCAGTAGACACCATCAAATGATTAGAGGGTTAGAACTACCAACCTCCATTGCCTATGGGCAGAGGTGAGGGTACTGAAATTGAGTtcaatcaccaatggccaatgattcAATTAACTTGCCTAGCTCCAACCCTCAGTTAAAAATCCCAAAACATTGGATTCTGAGACCTTCAGGGGAGCTGAACACACAAAGGGATTGTGAGGTGGGGAGAGTCCTGAGAGACCTTGGAACCTCAGCACCCTTGGTTCCCCATTTGTCCTATTCTTCTCCATTTGGCTGTCCCGGGGTAAAAGGCTTTCTTGAGTTCTGTGAATGGTTCTAATAAATTGCTGAACATGGAAGGTGGGTCATGGACTCTATGAATTTATAGTGAGTTGGTCACCCTTATGAGAGACCCTGGAACTTGTGATCAATACCTGAAGTGTGGGCCACCTGCAGGGAGGGAGTCCTCACCCTGTGGCATCTGGGTCACCTCTGTGGATTTAGTGTCAGAAGGGAATTCCCCAAGCTGGTGTGGGGGAATCAGTCGCTGTTGGTAGAGACCCCCCATGTCTGGTGTCAGGGAAAAAACCCAGACTCACTCTTCTTTATCATTTGGGTCTGAGGTGAGATTTGGGGACAGGGGACTACTGTGTTAGGAACAGTGCACTCAGAAACCTTTACCAGTTCTCTGCATTTTCAGAATTCCTGGCAGAATCAGGTAGTTTATTAAATGGGCTATGACAGGATATTGTCTAGTTCTGATGCTACCACCTACATTCTATGTGTCCTGGGGCAAATTATCTGCAGTTTCCTCAGCTGAATGGTGGGGAACAGATTACATGAGTTTTTTGAAAGGCATTgtattcagtccctaagttgtgtctgactctttgcaaccctatggaccatagcctgtcaagctcctctgtccatgggattcccaggcaaggagtgggctgccatttccttgtccattGAAAGGATTGCCAGTCATGAATATAGAGTTTACACAGTCATGGTCCATGATGTCCATTTTCTGCCAAAACGTTTTAGTTTGAAAGACTAAACCGTACCACCTCCCCCAAAAGAAACAAGTGCCAAATAACAATCATTTCTCTGTTATGAAGTTAATCAGAGAGTTGAGTGACAGCTTAGTGTCTTCCTTCCAGAGGCAACTTGCAGGCAGAGCAAGAATgcagtgccggggtccagcccaaGCAGGATCCAGGGATACCCTCAGAATGAATGGCGTCGGTGAGAGAGATGAAagtaaaaggagagagaaagaggctgatattccttggtttacacagaaaaccaataaagcccctgacacgggatttgctctgttcacggaggcctcaggcgccctgtTGATGGGGCGAAGATGCAGAGTGCCTTCTgtagagggtcttagaagcccgggcaaaaaagtgaactcagagagcctctgtgctccaggggatcagcctgaaaagagagagagagagagagagagagagagagagagaatgacatggggagaccaagcataGGTGGAACAAGATCTGCAGCTTTATTTccaaaaggagcttttataccctgagttacacatttccagaaatgaaagatgcagggtcatacagagtcagctcaacattccatcagttttacctttatcgaaaccaggacatttccTGCATACCTTTCCATttacaagggtcttatgttatgtacattatcttctggccctgtggtctgctaacattttatgactctttccTGATAAAGGCtggtcaaccagaaaacttgttttttcccttaaagtgttttttctttatttttctaatctgTGTCCCCCTCAGAAAACAAAGTTACATTcttatggagcaaaggtgcagtgggttacaacaaagaaagaacttattaactcaagggtcttatgttgctaatgcCAAGGCTacttcttgtttttcttacattctaaTTATATTAACTAATGCACTCCTAGGCGCACATTGGGTAAGGGATAAGGAAACTTGGTAGCAAActttggctcaacaatgcagtattattttaataaaacttttttacgGCTCAAAGGTTATGGTTGGgatgttgtgaacaatcatgtatGTTAGTTGCAAGAATATGGATAAACCTGCCAAGCAGGCTAGAATgctaacagaggggttagaatggAAAtactcctttcaagcccaggagacttattaattagagccctaagttgattttcttcagagaaaggtggtcgggcatagccccctgttaatgtcagaagagttggtgaaaagtacaatatagtaaacagtagacagacagattggtttcggggtagatgcttgagcaggtccatgGAGTCCCTCAAGTCCTGATCTTCCTTGCCTGTCAGATCTCCTCCGCATGGCCTTGTCATGGGAGGGATCTcccatgctggctcctggcatctcccccatttttatgttttaagacAGCCAGATGTAAttcagtcgcgagcttctgagtGCTCTGTCGAAGAGTTCTACCAATACAAGGAAGAACAATTATGAGAAGTAGAAGCAGAGCAGCCAAAGCAGCATAGCTAAAAATAGTAGacagaatttttttcctgaaataaagtGCGAAAATGTATGAAAAACGTCATTTGCTGCTCCTGCGGCAATAAAATCCAATCAGGAATATTCCATGGTCTTTATCTGATTGTAAAGTTTTCCTAAGTCTAAACTAACGCTGGAGCTATTCCATACTCCCGAAATGTGGTTTTTAATTCtctcccagttataatctgtctcgtttactttcaggggtgttacaCAAATCACCGGTAATCGGCATGACAAGACAGTGccaatttcacttttaatttctgtaattcCGTCCCAATATgcatcaccttctcctccagggcatctacctccatttctagtttcctatctataacttcctgtgttgctaatgataaagagacatttttagacatagtatcaacatattgagcagtatgcacttgttgagtcaatgatattgccgccacagtgacagaggtaattgcagttattaaaggTGATATTCCCAAGATAAGTAAGTCCACAAACCATCGCGATCGCATCAAATCTTGTAATTGTTGCAACACAGCAAGACCATAGTTATCATTCCAATAAGTGGTTACAGTCACAGGCACCATAAGATAGGGTGGACATTGCAACACTACAAAGGAGCAAACGTTATGGGTGGATCTATTTGTTGCTCATCTGGGATTTCCTATGCCAGTTGTCTTGGGTACTGTTGGACTCTCCGTGTCAGCAGGGGAGGTAGAGGTAGAGGAGTCCCCTTCCTTTTTTGCGGTCGAAGTAATGAGGGAACCAGGTGCCTGGGGGACTGTGACATGACGAATCAGTCTGTCCGGGATCCAAATCGGAGAATCTGTGTCctgaggaaaaatataagcataccctcctccaggaaactTCTAGCGGAGGCCCCTTACCCCCATATGGAGGAGGAGGCATGGGGAGACAGGAGTGTCCCATTGGTCCTGGACTCTAGGACTCCAGGGATTGCAGTAACCTCAGGGGTCCGAACAGGAGAAGTGGAGTCCTGTGGAAACACATAAGCATACCCTCTCTCACAAGTTAGCAACACATCTGGCCCTTTTCACTCTCTGCTAAGGAGGTCTTTTCACTTGACCAGGGGCTGAGTCATAGCCCCTTCAGGAATCCAGTGTCTCATCATTGTAGTCTGCCCCTGTGTGTCTATGTTTAAATGATTAATTACAAACAAAGCATGGTGTAGAACATGATGTGGAGAGGAATACttaaattttctccattttaatttagCTATCTGATTTTTTAAAGCCTGGTGTGCCCTTTCCACTCTGGTTTGACCTTGGGGATTATAAGGTATTCTTGTTGAATGTACTTTGGAAAATTGTTGACAAAGTCTCTTAAAAGCAGCGGAAGTATAAGCTGGGGCattatctgtttttatttgttcGGGGAGTCCTATTTGGGAAACACATCGAAACAAGTGCTGAATTACATTTCTTATTGCTTCCCCTGATCTAGCAGAGGCTATAATAACCTGAGAAAAGGTATCCATGGTAACATGcacaaaggacagttttccaaaggcCGGGATATGAGTTACGTCcatttgccagagagcattaggccTAAGGCCTCAGGGATTTACTCCTAATGGTGGAGATGGATTAAATATTGGGCAATTTGGACATAACTTAACTATTTGTCTAGCTGTTTCcttagggatatgaaattcataccttaaaccagctgcattttgatggtgaattttgtgagaatttttggcctTGTCAATCTTtttatgtaagtttaaagcaattactttagttaatgcatctgccaaagcatttccttcatgtaaagggccaggCAAGCCAGAATGGGgtctaatatgtcccacaaaatattttttatctctgtgtttaatctctttctgtaaatcagataacaaggagaagaTAGTAGTTTGTTTTCTGGAATATTAGCAGTCTCTATATGAGGAAACAATCCTACAATATATCGGGAGTCAgtcaaaagattgaaggtgtggtctcttaaatgttgaaaaaCCCAAATAACTGCTCGTAACTCAGCCTTCTAGgcagatgtctcttcagttacctgaacatgggatattttatcaataattgtgaCTGCTTTACCAttagaggaatcatctgtgaaaactaaaattgtccctACCAAAGGTTGAATAgaaaatttctttggaaaaattactggatgtgttttcaaaaaaaaaaaaaagcaaaaaggggCTTGAggacaaatgaaagaaaatttgaccccagaaatctatcagggcaacttgccaatcatcactattttgtaaaagaaattgCAGTTGATCTTTATTGATTGGAATCACtatatttgttactttttttccaaaaagtttcacactttttttttaccttttataattaattgtgtcaccaagctgggataagataaaactatttttctaggggtcactggtagatggagcCATTTCAGTGGGCCTTTTTGCCACAAGTATCCTGTAGGTGTATGTTCTATGGTGAGAATAATTAAATCCCATCCTCTGGTAATATTAATCCcaattaactgatcatttaaagcCTCATCCACTTTAACAAGAGCCAACTCTGTCTCACTAGTCAACTTTTTCTTAGAACTGGGATTAGGATCGctttttaagcaatcaaacaaaggcttcaaatctgcagtagtcagttttaaatgttcagttcagttcagttcagttgttcagttgtgtccgactctttgcgatcccatgaatcacagcacaccaggactccctgtccatcaccaactcccggagttcactcagattcacgtccataagttagtgatgccatccagccatctcatcctctgtcatccccttctcctcctgcccccaatccttcccagcatcagagtcttttccaatgagtcaactcttcacatgaggtggccaaagtactggagtttcagctttagcatcattccttccaaataaatctcagggctgatctccttcagaatggactggttggatcttcttgcagtccaagtgggCGTATCTAATTAATATctcctaataatttttggaaatcatttaaagttagtaaaccaTCTCTCCGCAGCTGCAAAAGGGGATGACTCACAGTATGGATATTTAATACCCTCCCTAAATGAGAAAAGGAGGACTTACTTGTATCTTATTTGGAGCTATCTTTAAACCCCAGTTTTCCAAAGCCTCAATCAATTCAGACAAAATTTGTTGCAACAAGGCTCTGTCCTTATGAGCTGCCAAAATATCATCTATATAATGTATCAAATATAGatctttatattttcctctaacaTTTTGTACAGCTTGGTCTACAAATTTCTGACACAGGATGGGGCTATTTTTTATTCACTGAGGCAAAACCTTCCATTGAAACCTTTTATAGGGCCGTTTAAAATTAGCTGAAGGTAGACTCAAGGCAAACCGTTCAGGCTAGAGGTTGAATCAGTCATAAATGTCTAAAGATTTAATGCATCATGATTTGTGATGATGCCTTACATAGTAATGCACAGTACTTCAACAGGGCAATCATTCATGTTATCAAGAGAACTGAGATTAACCCCGGGACCAACACAGGTACACACTTCATCTTGACTCACCTGGACCACTGCAGCAGCCtgcccagggtcctctgtctctGCCTTTTGCTCCCTAGAGGTCACTCTCCACACTGCAGCCACAGGGACCCTGTTAAAACTGAAGTCCTATCccattgttgggcttccctaatgatctcagagggtaaagaatctgcctgcaactagggagacccaggtccaatccctggattgggaagatctcctggagaagggaatggcaatccactccagtattcttgcctggagaattctacggacaggaacctggtgagctacagtccatggggcctcagagagtcagacacgactgagtaacactTTCATCCCATTGTTCCCATGACCAATCCCTCATGATTTCCCAGCTCTCTCAGAGTCAAATTCTGATTCTTAAGAAGTCCTACAAGGTTTCTCACGATCTGCCCCCGTGGCCTCTCTGCCTCATCCCCTTTCCACTCCGCCCCTGCCCCCCGCTCCCCCCACCACTCAGCTCCTGCCACCCTGGTCCTGGCTGCTGCGCAAACACACCAGGCTCGTTTTTGTCAGCCTCTGCTCAAGGCCTCCTGATTCCAGAGTGTTTCTTTAACTTCTACAGCCTCCTGTATCCCCATCACTCTCTTTCTACAAAACACTCATCACCACCTGGCATGAGATTTTCCGGCCTTAATTGTCTATTACCCTCTTAGAAAGCATATTATCTTActagttttcttttctgctgCTTTCCTACACCAAGAAATATAAGTTTTAGGGGGGAAAACATAAGTATTTGTGAATATTTGTCAAGGGGATGAATTTCCCATTTCATCCTCATGCCAAGTTCATAATCATTGAAGAGACTGGATTTAATAAAACTCCTGTTAGTCTATTTGATGATGAGgcttatttatataattatgagTCTCTTCTAACATCCTATATCATGAtaggaagataaaaataatagtcTGACTGGGAGGAAAGAATATGAGCCTTGAGTTTTGACTAATATGGTGCCAGCCTGGAAAAAGCTGTCTAGGCCCCATGAGCAAGTCACAGAAGTCCTTCATTTCCGACTCTGCCTGCagttgcctctggaggaaagaagCTCATCTG includes these proteins:
- the LOC112449240 gene encoding LOW QUALITY PROTEIN: autophagy-related protein 13-like (The sequence of the model RefSeq protein was modified relative to this genomic sequence to represent the inferred CDS: inserted 1 base in 1 codon) gives rise to the protein MGGLYQQRLIPPHQLGEFPSDTKSTEVTQMPQDCDSTGANFAHFVTDRASQHLEQCMACDGSSVNREEQTNGQEVIFPSRQGDPNISWHGHPGSVAVPDTPLLDGTATPSSSEDPKTVSNSSEGRASPHDVLETIFVWKVEAFVNKPINQVTLTSLDIPFAMFAPKNLEVEDADPMENPPDSPETTSLQGGLHSDGSSEGSSGHTQDDFVMIDFKPAFSKDDILPMDLGTXYREFQNPPQLSSLSLNIGAQSMAEDLVRKPLGRHLALWPPVLLPWPFLLRRPGEFFPLLPHAHTSHLAVSHRTRRLNHYLPAIALEICIALRGHYLEFACAYFLLISALSSQQFSRSPVVCLMSSTC